The following DNA comes from Triticum aestivum cultivar Chinese Spring chromosome 3D, IWGSC CS RefSeq v2.1, whole genome shotgun sequence.
ACTGTACTTCTTCTCCGTGTGGACACGCGCTATGGCCATCCATCTAGTCGTCTCTGGCGGCAATGGATCTTCCTTctccaccaccacatcatccatgtCCTCCTCCTGGAGGCCCAGCTCGCTCATCAACACTTCCAGGTCCCGTGTCTTGGAGttcgacgccgacgccgccatgTTGTTCCCTGACCCGAGAAGATTTTTCGATCGGGTGTTCGGCCAAAGCCCTAGCCTAACCCCGAACCAAAGAGACGGACGCCAAGACCGGGCAGCGCTGCCAGAGCGCCCCTTGATCGGTCCGAGCGCAGCCCTTCGGCGGAGACGGAGGAAGGGTAGCGGGAACCCTACGGTGACGATCGAGTCGCCGCGAGGGGAGAAGAAACCCTAGCGAGATGGTATCCACGTAGGATCCTTGCTGCTTGATGGATGGATAGCGCGGGTGCAATTGTTCATAAAAGTTTCGCGCTGTAACACGGAagcaatttttttggatttttttcgcGCTATATATAGGCTACGTGTTTCTGGGCCGGCCCACGAGGTACGCCAGTTCCATAAACCGGCGCATAAAATGTCAAAAGAAAAGACAAAGGCAGAGGTATTGCTCGTTTTCTGATTCTCCCCAAACCCGAACGCACGCGCAGCCGCCGCTGGCGCTGCTCGCCTGTCCCCGCCTCCCCCCATCCCGCGGTccgccggcgctgctcctacgGCCCCATCTCCAAGGCTGTCGCCGTCTGGCGGCTAGCCCAGTCCCCGGTCGCCGTGTTGCAGGCTTTGGTCCATCTCGGTTCAGGTGAAATTTCAGGCAGCCTGCAGCCGGCAACGGTTTTACATACTCCAGTGCTTGCTAGTAATATTTCGTATCATGTGTGTGCGCCCAGTGCCCAAGTGTGTCATGCTTTGGTGCTCGAATTGAACAGCAGACGTAGAGATTCTGTTATGCGTGATTGTGCAGGACACTTTTGTTGTCAATTGTTGAGAAATTGTCAAATAGAAGATGAAACAGACCATTGATTTGGTACTAGCAAGCATCTCTGTATTGCATTACTAGCAAGCATCTTTCTATTGTATTACTGGCAAGCATTCTCCAGCTGACAATACAAAATCGTCTTGCACAGTACTATTACTAACCGTGCCTTCTCTGTTGCTGTAGGGACAGTTAAGCCATTGGCCGTCCAAGCTTGGCGTGCAGTCGGAATCTCCTTAAGTTGATGTTCGTGTGCAAGCATGCTGGAGGAGACGCTGCAGGGTTAGTAATGCAGCCACAATCTGCTTATGATACGCATAAAGCTCTGAGTCCAGTGGATCAGTAAATCTTCCTTCATGATAAGCATAACTAACTCAAGACCTCGGTTTCCCTTCACCAGGTGTGAGTTTAGCTGTTCATGCTTCTAGGCCTCTCCAAACGGAGGCGTGGCACGACTTCCTGCGCTCGCCGTTGGGTTTGCCCATGGACAACTTCGGCCATGCACAAGCACAGACATCTACTCTGGTACCATTTCAGCAGCCATTTACCATCATTGTCATCGATTCGTCTGTGTGTGGCGAATTTTGGCAGTCACTTACCATCTGAGAGATCAACAAAGCAAGAGGGGCGCGGCATACATGATGCATTGAGAGTTTTGCACCTGGTGCCAGGGAAGGCATATAATGGCAAAGAGGAAGGTTTGTCTCATCACCGCATTATCAATGATTGTATGCATGACATCTTGGGAGTTCAGTTAGGAAATCATGGTATGCATAATGGAGAAGTGCGGTTCGCTAGCTCAAGCAATAACACAGAGCAAATTTTACCTGATACCATTGATTCTCATGATATCTCTGCTTCTCCTTCCATGAATAAACTCGCAAAGGGAAACAAGTTTGTGCTACTTGTGGAGTTGCATAGGAAAGGAATAAGTGCCGATATATCTATTTTAGCATCTGCCATGAGCTTTTGTGCTGTTAAGCAATCCATTAGGACAGGTGCTCAGCTCCATGCTCTACTGGTGAAAGTTGGTTATGAATTGTCGGTACTTTCTGGTACTTCTCTGATTAGCTTATATGCAAGATGTTCTCAGCTGGAGAATGCTTGTCAGGTTTTTCAGAGCATGCCAATAAAAAATACTGTGTCGTGGACAGCACTCATTTCTGGTTATGCACAGGATAATCAGGTTGAGCCATGCCTCAAGGTATTTCAGCTGATGAGGCAGTCAGCGTGCAGACCTAATGACATCACATTTGCCACTATCTTCAGTGTGTGCACTAATCACGCACTTCTTGCACTTGGTAAGAGTGTTCACGGTCTAGAACTAAGAATGGGTTTTGATTTGTGTGTGCATGTCTCGAATGCACTGATATCAATGTATGCAAAGTGTGGGAATATAATTGAGGCCCAATCAATATTTGAGAGCATTGTGTGCAAGGACCTGGTTTCTTGGAACTCTATGATCTTTGGATATGCACAGCATGGCCTTGCTGAGCATTGTCTAAGCTTACTAAAAGAAATGGAGGAGGAGCACATAGTGCCTGATGTAATCTCCTTCCTTGGCATCCTGTCATCATGTCGGCATGCATGCCTTGTAGAGGAAGGCCGGCGCTGCTTCAAGGCAATGATCGGACTTGGAATAGAACCAGAGTTAGATCACTATTCGTGTATGGTAGACCTCCTCGGCCGGGCAGGATTGCTCGATGAAGCGTGGGATTTGATCCGTACAATGTCCACGCCCCCAAATGCAGTCATATGGGGTTCTCTGCTGGCTGCCTGTAGGATGCATGGAAACATTCCGATTGGCATCCATGCTGCAGAGCACCGTCTTAAGCTGGAGCCAGGTTGTGCTGCAACTCATGTACAGCTAGCAAATCTATACGCTAGCATTGATTGCTGGAGTGATGTGGCCAgagtgaggatgatgatgaaggaGGGAGGACTGAAGACGAACACTGGATGCAGCTGGATAGAAATTGGCAGTGAAGTTTATACTTTCACAGCAGAAAACAGATCTAAAAGCCACCAAATAAACAATGTCCTGGCTGTTCTTGACTTCTTGCGATCTCATATGGAATACAAATATGATGTGCTGATAGATGGTTTTGAGTTTGATGACCCTCAGTAGTTCAAGGTAAGTTTGAGCTCTGAATAAAGTATTGGGAGATGATAGATCGCCGCAGTCATTTGTATGAAGATCAAAGAGTCAATTCTATAGAAAAAGCATGACTCACACCTCAGAGACTTGCGATATGATTCGTCCGATTCGTACCTCAAAGTATTCAATATTGTACTGCATTAGAAACAGTAGAGTTTTCCCACCTGACATCTGATTTGAATTTTGATGCTCAATGTATTCTTATACGCACTTGATGTTTTAAACCAGGATACACTAGTAATTAGACTAGGCTACACTAGTAATTAGTGCGAACCATTTGGGAACTTTATATGTAAATTTGAACCAAATATAAGAAAAGGTTGGCTTGATTGACTAGATAAGGTTTGATGGATATTTTTTCTCTGCTATTTTGGATTGGTCTGAATAATGTAAATTACATCATAATTTCAGTTTGACACTTGGAAATTACTTCTTGATTGCAACTTATGGTCAAATTAATCCCCTAACCGTCCTTCTAATAATTACttcctccttcccaaaatataaagCATGGTTGATTTTTCACGGTCTTTGATGCATGGCTTTGACCATCATAAAGCATGGTGTACCCAAAATATAAAGCATTGCAGTATATATCAAAGTGCATTTATTGAACATGTATAAATAGTATTGTCATATTTGTCTTGTAAAATAATTTTAGTTCATCTGTCTTTATATTAATTTGGTAGACATGCAATAAGTAAAAGTCCTAGTCAAAGTTGTGTGATGAAGACCAAAAAAAGTCAAGCGCGCCTTATATTTTGTGAAGGGAGGAATATCTCTTAGTTGCATTCTTGTGGGTATGTTTATGGTTTTTCCTTTTAGTGGTTTTTAGAAGAAATAGATTTAATAATGGGTAATCCTCTATTTTACTTAGTTCTGTCCTACTATGTTAGTATATTTCACTACAATCTCCTCTAACCTGTAAGGCTTCATTCGGTTAGAACCCACCCTGCTGGGATCGGGGCCAAACCCCATGGTTTCATCCCACCCGGGGTTTCATCCCGGTCAATCTTATAGGTGTGTTCGGTTAAGCCCGGCGTGGATTGTAATCCTGTCTCATATAAACTGTTATATATTCAAGTATTGCTTCTGAATTTCATACACCTCCAAAACCCTCGGTTTTCACCGGGATTGTACCCCTGACTTACAATTTTATTCTAGTATTGCTTCTGAATTTCATGCACAGAGCACATTGGTAAATTGTCTAACAGTTCCATTTTGTGTAAAGCAGTACTTTCTGACCAGTGCTGCATCAGCATATGAACTGCTATATATTTCACACCATTATTGGGATGGGATCAGTGGGGATTGAGTGAGGGGTTGGGGATCACCTAGAGGATTAAATCCACtgcaaccgaacaaggcctaagccGGGTCAAAAGCCAGGCTTTTCCTTGCTAACTGAAGTAAATTGACAGCAAAGTACATAATCACAAAACTATAAAGACACTTATTGTGAATCCCAAACTTATAAACCATTGGACATGCTGTCGACCATATTTATAAACTTAACATCCAGAATACGTTGGCACCTTGCACATGAGCAGAGGGTCTAGGTCTTGACCATCAAAAGTACAAATTATTGTTGGCAAGCAACTCCATGATAGCAATCAAAGATTGTTCTTGGAGATAACATCCATTAAATCTAGTAGCTAAGACCAAAAGCATACTTCAGCGCTCAGGCATGAACAATACGACCGGTTCCGTCTAGCATTTGGTAAAGTTTCAGTCGCTTCCAACCACCGATGATGGGGAAACCGCGCGATTCAGCAGAAGAACATGGACGATGCTATCGTGGGATGCAGACGAGGCAGCTCCGGCACCGGGGCAGCCTCAGCCTGGGACGACGTCTCCGACATGTCATTGAGCCTGGTGAACTTGGCCACCTGCGCCCCGCAAGGTGTGCGTAGAAGATGGGAGCAACTGAGAGGGAAAATCAGATGATCAACCATGCCCTTTTGGCGTATGTTGCGAAATCAAGTAATGGCAAATCATGCTTACCAGCTGTGATGGCTGTGGTGCTCCTGAAACGAGTTCACAAGCATAAAAATGTCAGAGGAATGCACCGATGATCGTCAGAGGCAAAGTAAGGGCTGAATCTTTTGCAACTACTTCAGTGCACATACGCATAGGAAAGGGAGTGGACAAGCTCCTGCAGCTCATCAGCGGAGAAGCCTGTCTCATCTTGGAGCACATGGTAGTGTGTTGGCCTTGTAGTCCCCTGGAATATACAACCAGAATGACTTGGattgtattccctccgtcccataatataagagcgttttttacactacactagggATATGATAAGATTGTATGTGTAGAAAAGCCTAGGAATTGCTCGTTTAATCCTATACAAAATTGTAAATAATGGTTCTGTGGTAGGTGTTTAGATTCCTATGAGATGCATTTGGTTTCGTATGAATGCTACAGTACCCCCAttaaaaagtactccctctgttccatattacttgtcgtggttttagttcaaatttgaactaaaaccacgacaagtaatatgaaacggagggagtacatacaaaTCAAACAACCTAACAATAGCCAAGGATTGCAATCCTCCACAAAAATTGGAAGATTAGAAAAAATATTTAGATAAAAGATGTAGGTTACCAGGGGGGGCATTAGTCACTTGATCAGGTCTCTGTCCATTCCGTAGGAAAAATCTCGTGTGATGATTCTTCTGTGCAACCATCACTGTGAACTTGGGGAACCAGTTGCCACTAAAGTGCTTGCCACCAAAAAACTTGCATGTCTGTATCAATTAGGTAGGCATTACTATCCAGGACTGGCTCATGAGGAATTGGATATCACTTATGTTTACCTCCATGATTTGAGCTAGCTCATCGTTCAGCACCTGATTGAATTGGCTCTCGCTAACACCATCCCTAACATAAGACAACAGAGTTTCCTTAGACAGAATCAGGGTGCCAAAGTAAACTTAGAGATGGCATCGAGTATTTAGAGTCAGTTTGTACTCTTAACATCAAGGGACAACACACAATTAATTCAGCAATTTCTACAGAAAAATTATGCTATTTAAATGCAGAAACCACTGTCAGTTAGCGTTTGCGCACACTTATCTCACGGAGGACTACTGACCTGAAAATGATAATTTGTTCCGGCTTCTGACCATTGTTGTTTTTGAGGAAGTCAACTACTGAATCCCTGAAATGTTATTGTCCCAGTGAGCAACAAATTAAAAGCATACGTATAATTAGGAAGCACTGTTATTAAAATTGTATAAATTGCACTTATATAAAATCTGAGCAGAAGAAACTCACTTAATGAGGACATGATCGTCATCTCCAACTGGCGTAAACAAGGTATCGATCATTTCCAGCCTGGATGACTGAGTGCACACAGAAGCTCTGTAGTTTGAAATGATTGGCCACTTCAATGAACTAACCACCTAGGCCAAAGCAACAAACACCCAGGTGGGTTAGCAAATTGTCGGTTGAAACTCTCTTCAGGACCATCAGCTGACACCTGAGTTTTTACTGCATGAAACTGAATACATAATAAGCAAAACTTGCTGCAGCAGCCGATGGCACGTCAGACCGTCCTGGTGAACCATGGGAAACATCCATACCAAAGATGATGATTCGAACCCTCGATACATGAGGAATAGCACAGGTTGTTTCATTTTTCAGCAATGAATTCAACCCGCCAAGCTGATTGGCAGCACAAAACAAAAGCAAAGCATCCAGTTGTTCAGCTAAAAGAAATCCAAATTATGTGGTACATTGAAGATGGCAATGCAGATCACACTGCAAACCTTGGCATTTATCTTTAGCAGCACATTTTGTGAGGTACTGATCTTTGACGTTGGCAGGAGGAACCAAGCATCGCGTCAAAATACCATACCGCGCAAGGCATCCGCGCTTCCATGGTCTGACAAGAAGAAAAAAGGCTTGGATGCCAGGTAGGCATAATGAAGCTTATTTGCAAGGCTGGGTTAAAAGAGCAAACCATATATGTCACAGTTCTTCCTCTTCTCGGGAAAAACGTACAGGAGAAACTCTGGTTTGTTTGGGAAGCGTCACGTTGCACTTAATTCTTTCTTGTTTGTAGGCAAGTGAAAGATGTGATTTTATGTTTACTTTGGACTATCTACTTTTATGCAGCCCCAACATCTTTAATCGCCGCCAACACTctttctaccccccccccccccccccaactttcGTCTAccctatcttatcaaccattgtacatgccctaagtaaacaaacaaacaaacaaacacacatCCAAGTGAGATGCAAGAAAAGGCTTGGCCAATGGACAACCAACCGAATAAGACATGTACAAGCTCTGAACATGCCACCTAGAACAATCCCATAGCAGCCTCCCAAGTAGGGATGGATTTTTGAAGTACTTTAGTCAGAAAACAGAAGGCAAAAAAAAGGAATATATCTAGCTCATCCTACCCTCTAGATTCAGCACAAGTGATGGTATCCATGCGAGACCACAAAACAAACAGAAAGAAAGTCAAACTCAGCAAGCAGAGAGATGGAAAGCAGCAAATTAGATGGTTCGATAGTAAAGGTTCTGAGGCACCAAGTGCGGCAACCAGCTTAGGAACACAACATCCCAGGAGTCCAACAGGCCATCACAGGCCACTACtacatactactagtactagataaCCAAGCGCATCGCCAAAAGTTGGAACGCGCAAGTGCGGCTGGCTGGCTGGCTCAGCAGAAGAACATGCTGCTGCGGACTTTCTCATGGAGGCGAGGCAGCTCCTGCACTGGAGCGCTGCCGGCAGAGGTGTGGCCACCTCCCTGGCTCGACGACGTCTCGGACATCTCATCAAACTTTATGAACTGCGCCACCTGAGCAGCCGCAAGATGTGCATAGCAGATTGGAGAAACTGCAAGGAAGCACAACAAGGTTGCAAAATCAGCACAGGGTTCACAAGACTAACAACAGTTGGAAGCTTTGCAGATGCAAAAACAAGAACAGAAGTGCAAAACTCACCAACTGATATGGCTGTCGTGCTCCTTTGATACACATATGAGAGCGAGTGCACAAGATCCTGCAGGTCATCCGCGGCAAAGTGTATCTCATCATGCAGGATATGGTAGTGCGTTGGCCTTGTAGTCCCCTGCAACACACAAATAAGATTAGCTTTATCAAGTCACGTCAACAAACTGGAAATTGTCATAATGGTATAAGCAACAAAAATACAACTGAATGACAGGCCTAACCAAAACTTGCAAGTCATTCAAGTAAGATTTGACATGCCCAGGATGCAAAAAAGAGCTGGATAAAGTAATGCATATGATCCAATACCAACTTACACAAATAAGATATTCAAATTGTCCGACTGACCAGAGTTTTTCATCATACTGTACTGTACTTATTATATGCTAAATGCATCAACCACAAAGTGATACTCTTACAAAATTTGGATGCTTGTTCATGACTTTCCCCCCTTGACGACCAAGCCGAAGACGACATTACTTGGAAGCACGCGAACGATGGGATCTACTCGGCGGCCACTGCGTACAAGGCTCTACGACATTACTTGGAAGCACGCGAACGATGGGATCTACTCGGCGGCCACTGCGTACAAGGCTCTGTTCCTTGGATTGACTCTCTCTCCCATGGACCGTATGGTTTGGAAGGCTTGGGCACCCCCTAAGGTTAAATTCTTTGCGTGGCTTGCCCTGCAAGACCGAATTTGAACCGCCAATCGTCTGGAGAAGCATGGTTGGGTCAATTGTGGTCTTTGTCCACTATGCAACAGAGAGCAAGAAACGGGGCCACACCCCTTCTTCAAGTGTCGTTACACTCTTAGGCTTTGGAGATCTATCATCAAGAAGCTTGGGCTACCTCACATCAACATTCCCGATTGGCATCTTGATGAATCCGTCAAGGAATGGTGGGTCAAGCGTACCGATGACCGAAACCCGAATTGGCATGCCATGTCCTCTCTCGTCATGCTCACCTCTTGGACCATTTGGAACGAGCGAAATGCTAGGGTATTTCAGCAAAAATTTGCGCCACCGCCTATTCTCCTCCAAACCATCATTGGTGAGGCAAAGTTATGGGTTACTGCCGGCGCCAAGAAGCTAGGGACTATCATTGTGTGTGAGTAATTGTCATGTCGCTTGTATGGGGTGTCCTGTAAAAATCTAAACTCTATTCTCTccttatttaatagatgaggcaaatcttatgcctccgtttcgaaaataCTCTTACAAAATTTTGAACACttcaaaaaaatattcacaaacaatCATGGTAAATCAGTGATGGTTCCAACAAGGTGCATAACTTGGGGTTCCAACAAGGTGCCATTAACAAAGGCGACAGGCAGGTCAGTATTAACTGATCAAGGGAACTACCAGTCGTATAAAACTTCCAATTTTTTGGTCTCTATTCAGTAGAAAATGGCATAAATCACAAACAACCAGCACTAGGGCAGACAATGAGAATACTGGCTACAGATGGttcaaaacttttagcctttgtgTGTGCTAGTATGAAACAGCATATATCACAAACAGAACAGCACTAGGGCAAAACATTTAACAAGCAAATATGATGCACCAGAGAGAATACTTACAATCATTCCAGCATGAGCGCACATGTAGAAGTCATAATTCCTTGGATGGCAGACTGCATTATCTACAACAGTGCCTGTGGAATGGCAACATTCAAACGTTAGTATTATTATGGAACAATTTGACATTATCATGGGATAGAATACAGCAGACAAGTGGTGTATGTTACCCGGAGGGACATTGTCAGGAGATCCAGGTATGAAGAACTTGGTGTGGTGATTTTTCTGAGCAACAATCAGCGTGAACTTGGGGTTCCAGTTTTCATCCAAGAACTTGCAGGCCTGCACCAAATAGAATAAACACCAAGTCAGTTGTGCAATAGATGAATGAGATACTCATGTATAGTATAATATGAGCCCAACTAGAACCACATGAACAGTACCTCAATTATTTGATCCAATTCAATGTTCAGCACCTGATTAAACTGGCTCTCACTAACACCATCCCTGTAATGAAGAAGAGATCAacatttcctcaagaaaatcagGCAACCATGCGATACCACTGACATTTGCAAGTAGTTATTTAGGAAGGATGACAAACCTGAAGATGATGATCTGATCTGGTTTCCTTTTTCCAGAACTGGTGTAGAAGTCAATGAGACACTCCCTGAAACAGTTCGGAATAGCAACaggaaaagaaaacatcaagagaaCCACCATGGTACATTTGTATGGACGACTgaacaaaaaccaaaaaatatcTTACCGAACAAGGCCATCATCATCAGTTCCTTGTGGCTTGAACAATGAATCTATCATTTCAAGCTTTGGTGACTGCGAGCGCACTGAAGCCCTATATTTCGAGACAAGAGGCCATTCCCGAGAACCAACAACCTATAATCAAAATGGAAACAAACATCACATAATAGGTATCTTAGATTTGGGCATACTAGTTAGATTTGGAAGTACTCTAATGCAGAGGAAATTTAGTAGCATACTGCTGCAATGGACGGTATATCAGACTGTCCAGGGGATCCATGGGACACATCCATTCCCAAGATGAGAGTTGGGACCTTTGATACAAGAGGTATACTTGGGGACATTTCAATTTGTAGCAGTGAGTTCATTCCACCAAGCTGATTAGAAAAACCATCAGTACAAAGAAGACGATAATGTAAGCACTGTTTCAATAAGAATTAGATGTGGAGGGCACAAACTTTTGCGTTGATCTTGAGCAGAACATTTGTCAGATATTGGTCATTGACCCTTGTTGGGGCCACACATTGAGTGACAATCCCAAAGTCAGCAAGGCATTTTCGCTTCCATGGAcctataaaagaaaaagaaaaagatgatACAGATGATTGTACTAAACTTATTGAAGAGATACAGATGATTGTCCTAAACTTATTGAAGGGATACAATTAAGAATTTCTAGAACCAACCATAAACATCTGAGTTCTTCCTCTCAGCAAGAATACACAAGAGAAACTTGGGAGCCCCAGGAAGCTTAGACTTCACTTGCTCAAACATATCCTCAACCCTTTTTGGAGCAGGTGCACGTCTCATTGAACCATTCTCTTCAATTACAATATGAGGTTTTTCTACTGTCTGCAAATTTAAAAAAGAGTGAGTACAAAAACATTTCAGGAAATGTGTAGTCAGGTTAATGGAAAACCTACAATGCCCTTCATGCCCCCacacttgatgaggtcattgacaAGGTTCATGGTGTTACACCTAGCCGAAAAGTTTACAACCGCCCATCTGTCCACCACACAAGCTCTAGCAAGCCTCTGCAGAAGCATAACTAGCAAAGTTATGGATGAAAACATGCAGGATAAAAGAGTAGGCACAGAATGCAGTCAAAAAAAGCAGACCTTGTTGTTGAAATTCCAACGTCCATTCCTTGTGAAAATATCTTCACCATTTCCAGCTTTGAGCTACATTACAGGATTCAATAAAGATGCATAAGGATTTCACAAGCACAGACGATGACTAAATAAGATATGGAGCAGTTGGTTGTGACTGACCTTGGGGGCCTGCAGTACCCTACCAGACACTTGGGTAAAGCCTTGAGCTATCGAAATTCCACATGCCTTCAGCATGGGTTCTGTATCATAGCTGCTGCGTTTCAGTACCTGCCAAATTGACATTGATGAAACAGTTGATAACAAACCTACAACTAGGTATTGAGACAGAATAAATAAGCCACTCACATCAGACAAAACTGACATCCTCTCTTGAGGCTTCTGCCTGGACTTCTCAACAAGAGATGATCTTTGTAGGGTACTCAAAGATTTGGTATACCTTTGCAAAGGCACCAGCTGGCAGAGCTGGCAAACATAGAAAGATTCATCAGGGAATTGCACAAATAAGGCACAACCAAGAATATAAATTACAGGAATAGTCAAATCAAACCT
Coding sequences within:
- the LOC123078167 gene encoding protein argonaute 4A isoform X1: MASVRPFLPSCPSLLCYKKRGPVPGLGHCPGECCSRRGEGRGRDEKGNGKESQALSCGGQRQGFLPCALADQFSGSAPRDHCWFAEMESHSDDLPPPPPLPPNAEPIKAESADDLPPPPPLPPIKPEEAKKISKPKRALIARPGFGKRGNPIQLVTNHFKVSLKTTDEFFHHYYVCLYPCLLYCMPLSSFTFIVVEFLVLPSNVIPPLFNWMQVNLKYEDDRPVDGKGVGRKVIDKLAQTYPSELAHKDFAYDGEKSLFTIGALPQINNEFVVVLEDVSSGKTPANGSPGNDSPDKKRVKRPYQTKTFKVELSFAARIPMSAIAMALKGQESEHTQEAIRVIDIILRQHSSKQGCLLVRQSFFHNNPSNFVDLGGGVMGCRGFHSSFRATQSGLSLNIDVSTTMIVKPGPVVDFLLANQKVDHPNKIDWAKAKRALKNLRIKTSPANTEYKIVGLSERNCYEQMFSLKQRNGGNGDPEAIEISVYDYFVKNRGIELRYSGDFPCINVGKPRRPTYFPIELCQLVPLQRYTKSLSTLQRSSLVEKSRQKPQERMSVLSDVLKRSSYDTEPMLKACGISIAQGFTQVSGRVLQAPKLKAGNGEDIFTRNGRWNFNNKRLARACVVDRWAVVNFSARCNTMNLVNDLIKCGGMKGITVEKPHIVIEENGSMRRAPAPKRVEDMFEQVKSKLPGAPKFLLCILAERKNSDVYGPWKRKCLADFGIVTQCVAPTRVNDQYLTNVLLKINAKLGGMNSLLQIEMSPSIPLVSKVPTLILGMDVSHGSPGQSDIPSIAAVVGSREWPLVSKYRASVRSQSPKLEMIDSLFKPQGTDDDGLVRECLIDFYTSSGKRKPDQIIIFRDGVSESQFNQVLNIELDQIIEACKFLDENWNPKFTLIVAQKNHHTKFFIPGSPDNVPPGTVVDNAVCHPRNYDFYMCAHAGMIGTTRPTHYHILHDEIHFAADDLQDLVHSLSYVYQRSTTAISVVSPICYAHLAAAQVAQFIKFDEMSETSSSQGGGHTSAGSAPVQELPRLHEKVRSSMFFC